One Setaria italica strain Yugu1 chromosome I, Setaria_italica_v2.0, whole genome shotgun sequence DNA window includes the following coding sequences:
- the LOC101763007 gene encoding L10-interacting MYB domain-containing protein-like yields MPEIDWNSENTRVLCVLFAEQVEKGNRPNTHLNALGYAEVEKGFKERTGIVATKGQIKNKWDKLKEDFKAWKKLMLRQTGTGWDPIRKTIAMDDEWWKKARSEIPGCGKFKKKGLENEDELAKCFADITTIGIDHWSPHVVNVEATENVDVTQDEATNFEPEGDDFIPETQEEDIGISPSPASGKRLARPVDRSGKKAKSGNAFLIQEAVTSMASSANEYISKRHGKYSIEEVMEVVIACGAGYDSNEHYMASELFVKKEQREMFMTLPTNEIRFNWLRRKYNDKYEK; encoded by the exons ATGCCAGAAATTGATTGGAATTCGGAGAACACTCGAGTGTTGTGTGTGTTGTTTGCCGAACAAGTTGAAAAAGGAAATCGGccaaacacacacttgaatGCACTTGGTTATGCTGAGGTTGAGAAGGGGTTCAAGGAAAGGACTGGAATTGTGGCTACCAAGGGtcagatcaagaacaaatgggacaaGTTGAAGGAAGATTTCAAAGCATGGAAGAAACTAATGCTAAGGCAAACAGGGACTGGTTGGGATCCTATAAGGAAGACTATTGCTATGGATGATgaatggtggaaaaaagctaGATCT GAGATTCCGGGTTGTGGCAAGTTCAAAAAGAAGGGCcttgagaatgaagatgaattagCCAAGTGTTTTGCTGACATTACTACTATTGGTATTGATCATTGGTCTCCTCATGTTGTGAATGTTGAAGCAACCGAAAATGTTGATGTGACACAAGATGAGGCAACCAATTTTGAGCCAGAAGGTGATGATTTCATTCCTGAAACACAAGAGGAGGATATTGGTATTTCTCCTTCACCTGCGAGTGGCAAGAGACTGGCAAGGCCTGTTGACAGGAGTGGTAAAAAAGCGAAGTCTGGAAATGCATTCCTAATTCAAGAAGCAGTAACAAGTATGGCAAGTTCAGCTAATGAATATATTTCGAAGAGACATGGAAAATATTCTATTGAGGAAGTGATGGAGGTTGTGATTGCTTGTGGGGCCGGCTATGATAGCAATGAACATTACATGGCGTCTgaactgtttgtgaagaaggagcaaagggagatgttcatgaccttgcctactaatgagattaggttcaattggcttaggaggaagtacaatgataaatatgaaaaatag
- the LOC101763411 gene encoding uncharacterized protein LOC101763411 isoform X1 has protein sequence MKLEVLSWINIFNQVLLQANILVKAPFPFVRRPLKDVPICQLFGLSFLCFFSPFPSPCAYSSQATALKSTAMAVSSWTITTPTQVYKGWAADGEPAMVLWPASCGAVMGTKAHCVLQEQAVLHLRLWHQLLDSDRNIISYMISVIVFQVQEYCISRKSVGIISSCRPRPHTSWTV, from the exons ATGAAGCTAGAAGTCTTAAGTTGGATTAATATATTTAATCAAGTTCTGTTACAGGCTAACATCCTTGTCAAAGCACCATTTCCTTTTGTTAGAAGACCACTCAAGGACGTGCCCATATGTCAGCTCTTTGGCCTATCTTTCCTCTGTTTCTTTTCCCCATTCCCCTCTCCCTGCGCCTACAGTTCTCAAGCTACTGCCCTCAAATCCACAGCCATGGCTGTAAGTTCTTGGACGATTACTACTCCAACTCAAGTCTACAAGG GATGGGCCGCCGACGGCGAACCGGCCATGGTGCTGTGGCCGGCGAGCTGTGGTGCTGTGATGGGAACCAAGGCCCATTGCGTGTTGCAGGAGCAAGCCGTGCTTCATCTCAGGCTGTGGCATCAACTTCTAGACTCTGACA GAAATATAATATCTTATATGATCAGTGTCATTGTATTTCAAGTGCAAGAGTACTGTATATCAAG GAAATCAGTAGGGATCATTTCAAGCTGCAGACCGCGTCCTCACACCTCCTGGACAGTCTGA
- the LOC101762196 gene encoding protein JASON, which translates to MGCFLSCFRGGSEPSGDLRDPLVRESRIGDAFLNDDKRIEAGGRLDVEAANGGGVDEELRREANYLKSCGTISQTPPEILEFSSPATSEDTNERNDTSSNVQVMEETKLLEGNLSEVSKSDEPDSLIQQQNIDEGIVRVESESGSSSQDNPSFQTIRDQKTDSSDSPYPTPLVLRGDIQTPGTVYTACMGTSKHGKRARASRQFIYPVLRPIENKLQWMELKAAESPVLASNPPKRRNMSSDFSEKPQQTFASSMAAQTGSPNSEPFPFHDYCAEQDEVISPDELKAQNVKQQLFEGGEELPEQGSEDGKHGVSSLAYWLKPSSADDESHGDTNTEDNVEKEPCYEKSVFDVPIFPASAFNWDIDNPTPVLPKAWDGNGIPNTTTKYKEDQKVSWHATPFEERLMKVLSDEKPLHERKISGKLIHLEENAE; encoded by the exons ATGGGCTGCTTCCTCTCCTGCTTCCGCGGCGGCTCCGAACCATCCGGCGATCTCCGC GATCCGCTCGTACGGGAGAGCCGCATCGGGGACGCCTTCCTGAATGACGACAAGA GAATTGAAGCGGGTGGAAGGCTGGATGTGGAGGCAGCTAATGGTGGAGGAGTCGACGAGGAGCTCAGGAGAGAG GCAAATTATCTCAAATCTTGTGGCACAATATCACAAACTCCACCAGAAATTCTGGAATTTTCAAGCCCAGCCACTTCAGAAGACACTAATGAG CGCAATGACACATCCAGCAATGTGCAAGTGATGGAAGAGACAAAACTACTGGAAGGGAACTTATCTGAAGT GTCCAAATCTGATGAGCCTGATTCACTGATTCAACAGCAGAACATTGATGAAGGAATTGTCAGGGTGGAATCAGAATCTGGATCATCGTCACAGGACAATCCTTCATTTCAGACCATCAGAGACCAGAAGACTGATTCTAGTGATTCACCTTATCCAACCCCTTTGGTCCTCAGAGGTGACATCCAGACTCCTGGAACAGTATACACTGCATGTATGGGGACTTCAAAGCATGGAAAGCGTGCAAGAGCAAGCAGACAGTTCATTTACCCTGTTCTGAGACCCATTGAGAACAAGCTACAGTGGATGGAACTAAAAGCCGCTGAGTCACCTGTGCTAGCATCCAATCCTCCGAAGAGAAGAAATATGAGCTCAGATTTCAGCGAGAAGCCTCAGCAGACTTTTGCAAGTTCAATGGCTGCACAGACAGGTTCACCAAATTCCGAGCCTTTCCCGTTTCATGACTACTGTGCAGAGCAGGATGAAGTCATCTCGCCTGACGAACTCAAGGCTCAGAATGTCAAGCAGCAGCTGTTTGAAGGTGGAGAAGAACTACCGGAACAAGGTTCAGAAGATGGAAAGCATGGCGTTTCAAGCCTCGCTTATTGGCTGAAGCCATCATCTGCAGATGATGAGAGCCACGGTGACACCAACACCGAAGACAACGTTGAGAAGGAGCCATGCTACGAGAAGAGTGTCTTTGATGTGCCTATCTTTCCAGCATCAGCTTTCAACTGGGACATTGATAATCCTACCCCTGTGTTGCCCAAGGCGTGGGACGGCAACGGCATCCCAAACACCACAACAAAGTACAAAGAG GACCAGAAAGTCAGTTGGCATGCCACACCGTTTGAGGAGAGGCTGATGAAGGTTCTGTCGGATGAGAAGCCGCTCCATGAAAG GAAAATCAGCGGGAAGCTTATCCACCTTGAGGAAAACGCCGAGTAG
- the LOC101764497 gene encoding 4-hydroxyphenylpyruvate dioxygenase, with product MPPTPTPAAAAPGAAAAPAAGDQAAFRLVGHRGFVRVNPRSDRFHTLSFHHVELWCADATSAAGRFSFGLGAPLAARSDLSTGNSAHASLLLRSGSLAFLFTAPYAHGVDAATASLPSFSAPAARSFAADHGLAVRAIGLRVADAEDAFRASVAAGARPAFKPVELGLGFRLAEVELYGDVVLRYVSYPDAEDAPFLPGFENVNNPGALNYGLRRFDHIVGNVPELAPVAAYVAGFTGFHEFAEFTAEDVGTAESGLNSMVLANNSETVLIPLNEPVHGTKRRSQIQTFLDHNGGPGVQHIALASDDVLRTLREMQARSAMGGFEFMAAPPPDYYEGVRRRAGDVLSEAQIKECQELGVLVDRDDQGVLLQIFTKPVGDRQTLFLEIIQRIGCMEKDEQGQEYQKGGCGGFGKGNFSQLFKSIEDYEKSLESKQAAAVQGS from the exons ATGCCCCCGaccccgacccccgccgccgccgcaccgggcgccgccgcggcgccggcagcggggGATCAGGCGGCGTTCCGCCTCGTCGGCCACCGCGGCTTCGTCCGCGTCAACCCGCGCTCCGACCGCTTCCACACGCTGTCGTTCCACCACGTCGAGCTCTGGTGCGCCGACGCcacgtccgccgccggccgcttctCCTTCGGGCTCggcgcgccgctcgccgcgcggTCCGACCTCTCCACGGGGAACTCCGCGCACGCCTCGCTCCTGCTCCGCTCGGGCTCCCTCGCGTTCCTCTTCACCGCGCCATACGCGCACGGCGTCGACGCCGCAACCGCATCCCTGCCGTCCTtttccgcgcccgccgcgcggaGCTTCGCGGCCGACCACGGCCTCGCGGTGCGCGCCATCGGGCTccgcgtcgccgacgccgaggacgcCTTCCGCGccagcgtcgccgccggcgcgcgccccGCGTTCAAGCCCGTCGAGCTCGGCCTCGGGTTCCGCCTCGCCGAGGTCGAGCTCTACGGCGACGTCGTCCTCCGCTACGTGAGCTACCCGGACGCCGAGGACGCGCCCTTCCTGCCGGGCTTCGAGAACGTGAACAACCCCGGGGCGCTGAACTACGGGCTCAGGAGGTTCGACCACATCGTCGGCAACGTCCCGGAGCTGGCGCCGGTGGCCGCGTACGTCGCCGGGTTCACGGGGTTCCACGAATTCGCCGAGTTCACGGCGGAGGACGTGGGCACGGCGGAGAGCGGGCTCAATTCGATGGTGCTCGCCAACAACTCCGAGACCGTGCTGATCCCGCTCAACGAGCCCGTCCACGGCACCAAGCGCCGCAGCCAGATACAGACGTTCCTGGACCACAACGGCGGCCCCGGCGTGCAGCACATCGCGCTGGCCAGCGACGACGTGCTCAGGACGCTGCGGGAGATGCAAGCACGCTCAGCCATGGGCGGATTCGAGTTCATGGCGGCTCCACCGCCCGACTATTACGAAGGTGTGAGGCGGCGCGCCGGGGACGTGCTCTCGGAGGCTCAGATTAAGGAGTGCCAGGAACTGGGGGTGCTGGTGGACAGGGATGACCAGGGGGTGTTGCTCCAAATCTTCACCAAGCCAGTGGGGGACAG GCAAACATTGTTCTTGGAGATAATACAAAGGATTGGGTGCATGGAGAAGGACGAGCAGGGGCAGGAATACCAGAAGGGTGGTTGTGGCGGTTTTGGAAAGGGAAACTTCTCGCAGCTGTTCAAATCCATTGAGGACTATGAGAAGTCCCTTGAATCAAAGCAAGCTGCTGCGGTTCAGGGATCCTAA
- the LOC101762599 gene encoding uncharacterized protein LOC101762599: MLLFSTFLSMSTQSTDEELEYEALPGDEAPDEAIEDDDEGLSAEHEVIEEDFDLVEVYTLEDVIAEDARLEEFWRKVSDKIKAKFQGESSEPPRHRRRHSEPRRYIPRNREAGHDDLVANYFFANPIYTDEMFRRRFRMSKPLFLRIVSELSNWDPFFTRRVDATGRDGHSPLQKCTTAIRMLAYGSPADQLDEVLKIAASTSLLCLGKFSQGVIECFGAEYMRPPRSDELEKILQDNESRGFPGMIGSIDCMHWTWKNCPKGWAGMFTRGDKRVPTMILEAVASRDLRIWHAFFGTARAYNDINVLNKIPLFIEAIKGETPRVQYIVNGTQYDTGYYLADGIYPEWAAFVKTISKPQTEKHKLYAQHQEGARKDVECAFGVLQSRFDIVKRLAWLWKRDDVVNIMQACIILHNMIVEDEKELVKIPLDLNDNPSATIVLPPK, encoded by the coding sequence ATGCTTCTTTTCTCCACGTTCCTATCAATGTCAACTCAATCCACTGATGAAGAACTGGAATATGAAGCCCTGCCCGGTGATGAAGCACCTGATGAAGCtattgaagatgatgatgagggcCTGTCCGCTGAACATGAAGTCATCGAAGAAGATTTTGATCTAGTGGAGGTATATACGCTTGAAGATGTCATTGCTGAGGACGCAAGATTAGAAGAATTTTGGAGGAAAGTTAGCGACAAGATTAAGGCTAAGTTTCAAGGGGAATCATCTGAACCAcctcgccatcgccgtcgccatAGTGAGCCGAGAAGGTACATACCACGTAATCGAGAAGCTGGTCACGACGATCTTGTTGCAAATTATTTCTTTGCAAATCCTATCTACACCGACGAAATGTTCCGTAGGAGATTCCGGATGTCGAAACCTTTATTCCTCCGAATTGTGTCAGAGCTTAGTAATTGGGATCCTTTTTTCACCCGAAGAGTGGATGCAACCGGTAGAGATGGACACTCACCCCTTCAAAAGTGTACTACAGCTATTCGAATGCTAGCATATGGCTCACCGGCTGACCAACTTGATGAGGTATTGAAGATTGCAGCAAGCACATCTTTATTGTGCTTAGGAAAATTTTCCCAAGGAGTGATAGAGTGCTTTGGTGCGGAGTACATGCGCCCTCCGAGAAGTGATGAACTTGAAAAAATTCTACAAGATAATGAGTCCCGTGGTTTTCCAGGTATGATAGGAAGCATTGACTGTATGCACTGGACGTGGAAGAATTGTCCTAAAGGTTGGGCCGGCATGTTTACTCGTGGTGATAAACGTGTTCCTACTATGATCCTTGAAGCAGTTGCATCACGAGATCTTCGCATATGGCATGCATTTTTTGGTACTGCTAGGGCCTATAATGATATCAATGTGCTGAATAAGATACCGCTATTCATTGAGGCGATAAAAGGAGAAACCCCTAGAGTACAATATATTGTAAATGGAACGCAATATGACACAGGATACTATCTTGCTGACGGGATTTATCCAGAGTGGGCTGCCTTTGTGAAGACAATATCAAAACCTCAAACGGAGAAGCACAAATTATATGCACAACATCAAGAAGGGGCAAGGAAGGATGTCGAGTGCGCATTTGGTGTCTTGCAATCTCGTTTTGATATTGTTAAACGTCTGGCATGGTTATGGAAACGGGATGATGTTGTTAACATCATGCAAGCTTGTATTATCCTCCATAATATGATAGTTGAAGATGAGAAGGAATTGGTCAAAATTCCATTGGATTTGAATGACAATCCGAGTGCAACAATTGTGCTACCACCGAAGTGA
- the LOC101756001 gene encoding LOW QUALITY PROTEIN: 4-hydroxyphenylpyruvate dioxygenase-like (The sequence of the model RefSeq protein was modified relative to this genomic sequence to represent the inferred CDS: inserted 1 base in 1 codon), with protein sequence MAPTPAAAATVGHRSFVRANPRSDRFHALSFHHVELWCADAASAAGRFSFALGAPLAARSDHSTGNSAHASLLLRSDSLAFLFTAPYAHGVDAATASLPSFSAPAARRFAADHGLAVRAIALRVADAEDSFRASVAAGARPAFEPVELGLGFRLAEVELYGDVVLRYVSHPDATDDAPFLPGFEDVISSRGAPDYGLRRFDHVVGNVPELAPVAAYVAGFXGFHEFAEFTAEDVGTAESGLNAVVLANNSETVLLPLTEPVHGTKRRSQIQTYLDHHGGPGVQHIAMASDDVLRTLRKMRARSAMGGFEFLAPPPPNYYDGVRRRAGDVLSEAQIKECQELGVLVDRDDQGVLLQIFTKPVGDRPTFFLEIIQRIGCMEKDETGLDYQRGACGGFGKGNFSELFKSVEEYEKSLEAKQADALQES encoded by the exons ATGGCCCCgacacccgccgccgccgcaaccgtCGGCCACCGCAGCTTCGTCCGCGCCAACCCGCGCTCCGACCGCTTCCACGCGCTGTCGTTCCACCACGTCGAGCTCTGGTGCGCCGacgccgcgtccgccgccggccgcttctCCTTCGCGCTCGGCGCGCCACTCGCCGCGCGTTCCGACCACTCCACGGGGAACTCCGCGCACGCCTCGCTCCTGCTCCGCTCGGACTCCCTCGCGTTCCTCTTCACCGCGCCCTACGCGCACGGcgtcgacgccgccaccgcATCCCTGCCGTCCTtctccgcgcccgccgcgcggcGCTTCGCGGCCGACCACGGCCTCGCGGTGCGCGCCATCGCGCTCCgtgtcgccgacgccgaggacTCCTTCCGCGccagcgtcgccgccggcgcgcgcccgGCGTTCGAGCCCGTCGAGCTCGGCCTCGGGTTCCGCCTCGCCGAGGTCGAGCTCTACGGCGACGTCGTGCTCCGCTACGTCAGCCACCCTGACGCCACGGACGACGCCCCCTTCTTGCCGGGCTTCGAGGACGTCATCAGCAGCCGGGGGGCGCCGGACTACGGGCTGAGGCGGTTCGACCACGTCGTCGGCAACGTGCCGGAGCTGGCGCCGGTGGCCGCGTACGTCGCCGGGT ACGGGTTCCACGAGTTCGCCGAGTTCACGGCGGAGGATGTCGGCACGGCGGAGAGCGGGCTCAACGCGGTGGTCCTCGCCAACAACTCCGAGACGGTGCTGCTACCGCTCACCGAGCCGGTGCACGGCACGAAGCGCCGCAGCCAGATACAGACGTACCTGGACCACCACGGCGGCCCGGGCGTGCAGCACATCGCCATGGCCAGCGACGACGTGCTCAGGACGCTGCGGAAGATGCGGGCGCGCTCCGCCATGGGCGGGTTCGAGTTCttggcaccgccgccgcccaactACTACGACGGCGTcaggcgccgcgccggcgacgtgCTCTCGGAGGCGCAGATCAAAGAGTGCCAGGAGCTGGGGGTGCTGGTGGACAGGGATGACCAGGGGGTGCTGCTCCAAATCTTCACCAAGCCAGTGGGGGACAG GCCAACGTTCTTCCTGGAGATAATCCAAAGGATCGGGTGCATGGAGAAGGATGAAACGGGGCTAGACTACCAGAGAGGCGCCTGCGGCGGGTTCGGCAAGGGCAACTTCTCCGAGCTGTTCAAATCCGTCGAGGAGTACGAGAAGTCGCTTGAAGCAAAGCAAGCTGATGCTCTTCAGGAATCCTAG
- the LOC101763411 gene encoding uncharacterized protein LOC101763411 isoform X2, with product MMVLHHQGLDASKVVLGVLCCRKEQGASILSVPWGNAHSLLHLVLKALQKYNILYDQCHCISSARVLYIKEISRDHFKLQTASSHLLDSLKRSRC from the exons ATGATGGTCCTTCACCATCAAGGATTGGATGCTTCTAAAGTGGTTCTTGGTGTGCTCTGCTGCAGGAAGGAACAAGGAGCTTCTATTTTGTCAGTTCCATGGGGGAATGCTCACTCTCTCCTCCACCTTGTACTGAAAGCCTTGCA GAAATATAATATCTTATATGATCAGTGTCATTGTATTTCAAGTGCAAGAGTACTGTATATCAAG GAAATCAGTAGGGATCATTTCAAGCTGCAGACCGCGTCCTCACACCTCCTGGACAGTCTGAAACGTTCCAGGTGTTAG